Within Mercenaria mercenaria strain notata chromosome 15, MADL_Memer_1, whole genome shotgun sequence, the genomic segment ttttgattgatttaattcgtttgaaaaaaaagaagaaaagaattaTTACCCTTATCTCCTCCCGACAAGTTACCCTGAGTCTGTACTTGGCGCCGTAAAAAAATTATTGAACGCTTTATACGGAGATAAATAGTTCAAGTCCTGCTCAAGTCCACTTTTCCAGCGATTTTTGTAAAAACAGTATAAGTTCGACCAAATGCTGTAGAATTATTAATTCTTACTTAGGACTGCATAGGACAAGTGCAAAAACCTTTTAGTGCGGATTTTTCCTAGTTTAAGCCGATTTCAGTATCTTACGgggaactttaaaacaatttggtCTCTATTCGGATCACTCTGTACTGCGAAGAAGAAGTAAGAATTAATAATTCTACAACCTTGGCTATCATAAATGTGGTCGAACTTGtactatttttataaaaatcgtTGGAAAAGTTCATTGTAAAGGTATAGTAATTAATAATGTTTGTTCTTTGTAGTTTACAACGTTCCGCTTAATGTCGTTAAACGGTCATACATCATTAAACTGTTTACGTGTTTCTCTGTGTTAAGGACTTCCGTACGTAACGTCAATGTAAATGTTATTCATTAAAGTGCACTGTATCTAACCATTGTAGTTAACTATTAAATACACACGCGGAATAAAAGATTGAAAAACGGATGGCGCAAATTAAATGGATATATATATCCTGGGCAGTGTAGCTTTTACTTAATAATAGATGAAACAGGAGAATATCTCAACCAGAtattgtaaaaatagaaaaaaaatgttggatCCAACTCACTAACCGGAGTCAAAGCGAATTCTTTGTTTTATCCTCATGtggatttaattttattttgcattttaaaaatcaaaagagcTTGATAGAGGATATAGTTGATATAGTTTAAAAGAAGCCAATGAATATCAGAAATGcttatataataatgattttattcgaTATAAAATGAGTGACTGACTAAAACATGCacatatcataaaaaatgttttacaacataTGTGTGATTATCACTACACTTTTATGAAAAACTTGCACGTTTAGTTCATGCATTCAGTATTACTTAACTAAATACTACGGTGGATAATATGTTGCCTGTTTCACTGGCTATCATATATAATGTCAATACGTGGGATTACGCTTAAGGACGGATGAATATCTTTTATACTGTAAgtaataaaaattcatttaaaaatttgcaGTTTCTAGGTTTATTGTTCTCTTATAAAGTGATCTAACATTTTATTAGAAACTTAATTTCCTCGTTAATCATGCGTAACGTTACTTCATACATCTTTGGGTCCCCACTGACCttttaaagaagattttaaaatactatcgttaaaatgcacaaaataaaaGGAGATTGTGTTTGGTTCTGGTTAAAAATCAGAAAcctatatcatacattttcatcCGGACTTGTGCAACTCGTGGAAATTATAATGCATATGTTGCTCATAAATTTGAATAGATTTTAATCTTTcacccaaacaaacaaatatcatttcCTTTAATAGACATAATATCTGCTAATACTACGATTTgataaaacttacaaaatctgCAAAACCTGAAAACATGGTAAACGTAATTACggaaacaaaaacatacattgtTTTTTTCCCCATGAAACATACAGTGTTTAAAAAAGAGATTCTATGTACTCTTTCAAATTGGAAGTTCCTACTATTtcaaaatgtcaacaatgaaaaagattcagtttatttcaacaagcatgaaggcctccggcccatataCACAATATTTACATAGCTAAGCTTATACAATACATGCATACAGTTTGTACTTGTGTGATACCCACTGACATTTATTAATATAATACACAAATAATACAGTATTATTCAGTTCgtcacaaattttacaaattttattttacctATTGTCACTATATTCCGCTCTTAACTTAAATGCTTAATATGTATATTGCCAAGTTTCCCTTTTAAATTAACATTGGTAACTTgacatttaaatacaaaaatttattaacatttggattttctaaatatttttcttgcagataTTTTTGTCGTATATTTCTATTATtggacaaaataatataaaatggtaCTGTCTTCGACAcagtttttacaataaaaacataatctatcatttttaggtataccccctttttcttcctttttctaTTAATTAGTTGGGGAGATGAGGATCTTAGAGAGACGATACTTGATCTAAACTTAACTATATCTATACATCTACATATGCTTCGACatcaaaatttgtcttaaatacatggtaatatgttttaaattttttattctcAGCACATTTTGTGTTCCACATTTGCAGTTACTGGTCTTTTAGACGTTGCAAATaggtatatataaaacattttgattgtttactttttgactttcccaaaaattttccaaatttccctTACTGTACAAATTACGTTTATAACACTGGCCCCTTACTGTATCCAGGgaaactaattttaaaacatgttatagCATTTTTTCAATATCGACAGCAGGCATTTTTTAAATCTTGATCCAGTACTTAATAACATCTTTTTTGTGCTACAATATACATAGGATACGACCACAGTCTCCCATAATGCTTCATTACATGCTTAAAGGGAAGCATTTAAGAACCGtttacatgcatatatatgtacTCTTTCAGTATTCCATCATATGGATTCCCCATAACCAGACCCATAAAGTAGTACAGGTACAATTTagttcaaatatcttaaaatatgttttgtgtgaCATAGGTAATACATTTTTCAAACTCTGCAAGAGGGAAACAATAACCCTTTTTGCTTGAAGCCATACAACACCATTTTAAACAATGACTACGGCATGTGAATTGTAAACCTACATACataaaagaattttgttttttcaatacGAGTACCGtcataaaaccatttttcatttttgtcagcTGACCACCATTTTTAATACAACTACTTTTGTCTTGCTAATATAACAGACAGATGCCAATCTATACAATATTGATGCACGCATTTAATTGTTTCTGTAATTTCCCACCCTGTGTCGGAAACAAGGGCAACTCATCTGCAAACATTAATTAAATACTTCAAACCCCATCTGGACTCAACTGAACACCCTGTGACCCACAATTTTCTAAATACTGATGCTattcattgataaataaacaaataagatTGGACCAGCTTACATCCTTGTCTTAGGCCAATAGGGcatcaaataatttgaacagacAGATCCCTTTCTTACACAGCCTTAACGTATTGTTATACTGCTtgtatgatttgaataaatgaccTTTTATACCACTTTGATTTAAGGCTTGGTAAAGTTTTGTTCTGTGTTTaaaaatcaaatgcctttttaaagtCGATAAAGGCTACATAAAGACTTTTACCTTTTTTACACAAGTATTGCTTATCATAGAATATAGAATTAAACCATTATCAACTGTGGAATAACCAGAGCGGAAACCGGCCCCGGCTTTTCCGTAATTTTATCATATGCATTTACAAGAAGGTTATTTCGTTTATTCAAATACTTACATTTATTTTACTAATAAATCGACCAGTGATTGCCCCATAATTGTCAGTTCATTTAAACTACCCTTTTTATGTACAGGTATTAAAATTACAGTGTGTCCAAGCACTAGGGAATTCTTCTGATTTAAATATTCTATTGAACAATTTCCTCAGTTTTGGCAAAATGCATCATTCCAAATAAATGTTCGCTATCAAATTACCAGAGGAGGCTTTCCTTGGATTTTTTCAGTATGGCATCTTTAATTTCTTCATCGTTATATTCGCTGTTAAATAGAATATCTTCGACACTATCATATTTTTTGGTATCTACTCCACTCTTGTACTTAAACACCATCTTcagaaaataatacatttttaaaatgattgaacCAATGAAAAAGAAAGTATCACAGCCGAATATTCACcaagtatgataaatatattaacatgtaaagtaataaaacaattatctgCAACAGTAAAATATAACGTCGTTCAGTGCTGTATCATCTCCTCTTCCCTGTGGTACCTCAACCCTTGTCTTAATACCGCAAATAGCAGTCCCTTTATAGCACTCAGAACTCCAGGATCCGTACTGACCCCATTCTCCGAATCCAGGATCTCTAGACATTTCATACGAAGGCAAGGAGCCAACTAAATCCCTGCActtgaattttacaaaatttgcagaGGTGTCGTCGCCTTTTCCTTGCTGCAAAAAGGACAAAAACTGTTGTGATATGCTTACACAATAAGATCAAATTGAGATATGTGATAACTTTGTTTTAAACATCGTCAATTTGAAGTATATTTCAACATTGACaccgtgtttgtaaacaaaaataagatgTATCACGTAGCATTATACTAGTGTCGGTAATTGGAAGGAATAGCATTACGGTTTTTCAGGGCTATGTTTAGGGAAAACAGTGATGTTAAACACGATCTTTCCACACTTTTTGCCGTAAAAACTTATAAGTTGTGTTATCGTTATGTAGAAAAAAGTATGGTGTTGTTCATGATGTATATGAGTTTACAGAATATGTGTTCTATATCGTATTGCAATACCTTTTTTTCACTTTGCAAGTTGAATGATGTCAAGAAATGTTGTTTGCCATTACGATTGTCACATAATGCTTCTCCGACCCATCCACCCCATGGACCAACGCTTGATGTTGCTACGCCACGTCTAGAAGTATGACCGAATGGAGACTGGCATATCAGTTTGATGCCATTCAGAGCTGTGTCGTCACCTCTTCTTTGCCGTTCCTCGATCTGTTATATTAAGTTGCACGTTATTTAAGATCCACGCGGCATACGATGTTTTTTCTAATATACATATTGTTCATGTCTTAAAactaaatatctcaaaaatgaaaaaatgaataaaactttacatatttcagaaataatcatctctttatgtttatattttcatgcttgttaaGAATTTTAAACACTACCTTCATATCGTAGCCAACAGCGTATGTACGTTCACCACAATATTGTGCATCACCCCAATCACCCCAGTCATTAGCGTTTGTAACAGAGAGAGTTTTTGAGACTGCTATTGAGAACGTCCCTGATGTcgcaactgaaaataaaattgcatAACTAAAGTCATCTCATGTTCTAATCTTACTCTTTAAACCACAGAAGTAGATACTGCAAATTGTATCGCATaaagtttgaattttaaaattaatcaaaatcacttgataaaatattttttcttttgcaaatagTTCTGAATTTAAAGCCATTGTAATATATGTAATTCCAAATTATAATTGAATTAGATTTTAGACCGGTTGCCCAATACTTGGATATTGTATGAATTATAGACATagtaaaaataaagtttgaattttaaaattgattaaaatcacttgataaaatatttaaaaaccgAGGGCATCACTGAAGtcttgatatatttcagaaaattgttgAACCTTGTTTCTTTTACAAATAGTTCTGAATTTAAAGCCATTATAATAGATCTATATGTAATTCCAAATTATAATTGAATTAGATTTTAGACCGGTTGCCAATTACTTGGATATTGTATGAGTTTGTACCGTTGAGATACATTTGTACCGGTGCATACGTTTATATAAGATAGGATTAAATTTGTAGTAATCATTTGATCGCTACTTCTCAGAGATTTACCATGGTGGAAGCCTGAAatgtgtaaaatgttttaaaatataatttcatgagACATGTACACCAGTATTAGCTGAAAATTGATGTAACAGTGTGTAACTATAATACATAATTTGTACTTACCAAGCActaagaaaacaataacataTAAAATAGAAGCCATTTTATGTTAGCTATTGTGAAAACGATTTAGCCTTAAGCTAAATGGAAAGGAAAACACCGCTTATATACACATTGTTGCCCAGGATTCCTCATCCATTTAACGAAGAAAAAAGGCGTATCCTGTTACGGTTTCATGGAAGAAGAAAAACCACACACAAAAAACGGAAAATTAAAAGAAGTGTAAACAGGATGTACCTTGCTGTGTATTTTTGTTGCATATCAGCAGCGTCACCATCAATAAATCaacctattttattttattttgatcggTTTTAAGTAGATTGACCGTTAGCTTTTGGGTATTAAGACGCTAAAGGCATGTGTGTTTGGAGGAGGTACTAAAACTAAAAAGCGGTCTGCTTCATAAACGTTTTCACGACAATAATTTCTTAACCAGATTGTCATGACAGTTTTTACAGATATAATGCTAGTAGGTATTTCCCAATGAGTAAAGGAGGAATATACTGGTATTTCGTATAATAAGAAAGAATGCATGGCAAAGATAAGGTACATTTCTGAGTAAAATATACTTTTGCTGTCTTTTAGCAACTCTAGACCATTTGTAAATTGTTTGTACCGCTTGAAGATCAAGACATATGACCGAACATTGTAAATTTCAGTTGGTAATCACGTAACTTAACAACTTTCTGATTAGCTGCGCAAGCCTATG encodes:
- the LOC128548683 gene encoding vitelline membrane outer layer protein 1-like, translated to MASILYVIVFLVLVATSGTFSIAVSKTLSVTNANDWGDWGDAQYCGERTYAVGYDMKIEERQRRGDDTALNGIKLICQSPFGHTSRRGVATSSVGPWGGWVGEALCDNRNGKQHFLTSFNLQSEKKQGKGDDTSANFVKFKCRDLVGSLPSYEMSRDPGFGEWGQYGSWSSECYKGTAICGIKTRVEVPQGRGDDTALNDVIFYCCR